One segment of Bdellovibrionota bacterium DNA contains the following:
- a CDS encoding 7-cyano-7-deazaguanine synthase, whose product MSAHKRNAAVLVSGGLDSAVLLAECAEIWPQVTPIFIRSGLLWEEAELRALRRFVASLAEPSLTPIAELTLGAAQMYGDDHWSVNGARVPKFQDPDPEVYLPGRNLLLLSHAATFCSLTGIDQIFVGLLRGNPFPDASEKFLEQMARTVSMALGRPIEIHAPYRQYSKSDVILRGRRWPIHLTLSCLQPRGGRHCGKCNKCAERQKAFQQAGIIDPTDYGAAVRLRVATAP is encoded by the coding sequence ATGTCCGCGCACAAACGAAATGCCGCCGTCCTGGTGAGCGGAGGTCTGGACAGCGCCGTACTGCTGGCGGAATGTGCCGAGATCTGGCCGCAGGTGACTCCGATCTTTATTCGAAGCGGGCTTTTGTGGGAGGAAGCGGAGCTTCGGGCCTTGAGACGCTTTGTGGCTTCGTTGGCGGAGCCGTCCCTGACTCCGATTGCCGAACTCACTCTCGGAGCGGCTCAGATGTACGGCGACGATCATTGGAGCGTCAACGGCGCCCGGGTTCCCAAATTCCAAGACCCGGATCCGGAGGTCTATCTTCCCGGCCGAAACCTTTTGCTTTTGTCCCACGCGGCTACGTTCTGCTCCCTCACCGGAATCGATCAAATATTCGTGGGTTTGTTGCGGGGGAATCCCTTCCCGGACGCGAGCGAAAAATTCCTGGAACAGATGGCGCGTACGGTCTCCATGGCCTTGGGGCGCCCGATCGAGATCCACGCGCCGTATCGCCAGTATTCGAAATCGGATGTGATTCTTCGCGGCCGCCGCTGGCCGATTCATTTAACGCTCTCCTGCCTTCAGCCTCGCGGAGGACGCCATTGTGGTAAGTGCAACAAGTGCGCGGAACGTCAAAAGGCGTTTCAGCAGGCCGGAATCATCGACCCGACCGATTACGGAGCGGCAGTTCGGCTAAGAGTGGCGACGGCGCCGTGA